The proteins below are encoded in one region of Takifugu rubripes chromosome 1, fTakRub1.2, whole genome shotgun sequence:
- the poglut2 gene encoding protein O-glucosyltransferase 2 isoform X1 — MSLHISLRLLLLFCLEGSRRGQPGAQADEVPSASKTLVWGPGLHANIVLPARFFYIQAVDSSGRNFTTSPGEKTFEVKITSPGEHLTRIWLQVLDRKDGSFLVRYRMYSTYPEIHIHILLKNEHVTNSPFILEGPVYHEGCDCPQPSGPVWEAHMRCPDSFPQIDRDLSAFPNVDPDRIAQEIPQRFGQRQSLCHYTVKDNKVYVTTFGEHVGFRIFTDSILLSLTRKVWLPDVEFFVNLGDWPLEKRKLTDKIHPIFSWCGSNNTQDIVMPTYDLTESVLETMGRVSLDMTSVQANTGPPWAEKNATAFWRGRDSRQERLELVKLSRAHPDMIDAAFTNFFFFKHDESLYGPLVKHVSFFDFFKYKYQINIDGTVAAYRLPYLLAGDSVVLKQDSGYYEHFYNELRPWEHYIPVRADLGDLLDKIRWARSHDEEVKKIALAGQQFARNHLMGDKILCYYYKLFKQYAQLQITEPQVRQGMERVEQPTDDLFPCSCHRKRLKDEL; from the exons ATGTCTCTGCACATAAGCCTGCGTTTGCTGCTCTTGTTCTGCTTGGAGGGGTCCAGGCGTGGACAACCTGGAGCTCAGGCAGACGAGGTCCCCAGCGCGTCCAAAACCTTAGTCTGGGGACCGGGGCTCCATGCAAACATCGTTCTCCCAGCTCGGTTTTTCTACATCCAAGCAGTGGACAGCTCAGGGAGAAA CTTCACAACATCACCTGGTGAGAAAACCTTTGAGGTGAAAATAACCTCCCCGGGGGAGCATCTAACCAGGATTTGGCTGCAGGTCCTGGATCGTAAGGACGGCTCCTTTCTGGTCCGCTACAGGATGTATTCCACCTACCCAGAGATTCACATCCACATCCTGCTCAAAAACGAGCATGTCACAAACTCCCCTTTCATTCTTGAAG gcCCAGTTTACCACGAGGGTTGTGACTGTCCCCAGCCCAGTGGTCCTGTTTGGGAGGCCCACATGCGCTGTCCCGACTCCTTCCCTCAGATAGACAGGGACCTGTCAGCGTTCCCTAATGTTGATCCCGATCGTATCGCGCAGGAGATCCCGCAGCGCTTTGGCCAACGCCAGAGCCTCTGCCACTACACAGTTAAAGACAATAAG GTCTATGTGACTACATTTGGAGAGCATGTCGGGTTCAGGATATTCACGGATTCCATCCTGCTTTCACTCACAAGGAAG GTGTGGCTCCCTGATGTGGAGTTTTTTGTTAATCTGGGCGACTGGCCTCTGGAGAAGAGGAAGCTCACAGACAAAATCCATCCCATCTTTTCCTGGTGCGGCTCTAATAATACGCAGGACATCGTCATGCCGACCTACGACCTGACCGAGTCTGTCCTTGAGACCATGGGAAG AGTCAGCCTGGACATGACGTCGGTGCAGGCCAACACGGGCCCGCCGTGGGCAGAGAAAAACGCCACAGCCTTCTGGAGGGGCCGGGACAGCCGGCAGGAACGCCTGGAGCTCGTCAAGCTCTCCAGGGCTCACCCCGACATGATCGATGCGGCCTTCAccaacttcttcttcttcaaacATGACGAGAGCCTCTATGGACCGTTGGTCAAACATGTTTCATTCTTTGACTTCTTCAAG TATAAATACCAAATTAACATTGATGGCACCGTGGCTGCGTACCGACTTCCGTACCTGTTAGCAGGAGACAGTGTGGTTTTGAAGCAGGATTCTGGCTACTATGAGCATTTCTACAATGAGCTCCGGCCATGGGAGCACTACATCCCAGTCAGGGCGGACCTTGGAGACTTGCTGGACAAGATCCGGTGGGCTCGTAGCCACGATGAAGAA GTGAAGAAAATTGCACTGGCAGGGCAGCAGTTTGCTCGAAATCATCTTATGGGAGACAAAATATTGTGTTACTACTACAAACTTTTCAAG CAATATGCCCAACTGCAGATCACTGAGCCTCAGGTTCGCCAAGGAATGGAGCGGGTGGAACAGCCCACTGATGACTTATTCCCATGTTCCTGCCacaggaagagg ctAAAAGATGAACTCTGA
- the tex30 gene encoding testis-expressed protein 30, which yields MDQFDEVKVKVPFGTKFLDAALCIPTSAKDAETAVTLTHGAGGDMDFKQLVSLAHALASAGFICMRFTCKCLNLGYRVKAYHAVWNYLKTLEKFTIKHIFVGGRSMGSRAAVALARQLSDSEPEEAVQGVLCLSFPLHSPGRTHDHRQRSEDLRALLEHLPVLFVSGTEDHMCDRVLFEETVKEMKAGVDVFWLKGANHGLTVKGRTEDSVMDEVNLQVLTWLNKQGV from the exons ATGGATCAATTCGATGAG GTCAAAGTAAAGGTGCCATTTGGGACAAAATTTCTGGATGCTGCCTTGTGCATACCAACCTCCGCCAAAGATGCAGAGACAGCCGTCACTCTCACCCATGGCGCCGGGGGAGACATGGACTTTAAACAGCTGGTCTCTCTGGCACATGCTTTAGCGTCAGCAGGCTTCATTTGCATGCGCTTCACTTGCAAATGTTTAAACTTGGGCTATAGGGTGAAGGCGTACCATGCTGTGTGG AATTACCTGAAAACACTGGAAAAGTTTACCATCAAGCACATATTTGTTGGAGGCAGGTCAATGGGAAGTCGTGCAGCAGTGGCTTTAGCCAGACAGCTCAGTGACAGTGAACCAGAGGAGGCGGTACAGGGTGTTCTATGTCTGTCCTTTCCCCTGCACTCGCCTGGACGGACACACGACCATCGGCAGCGAAGTGAAGATCTCAGGGCGTTACTTGAACATCTGCCTGTGCTCTTTGTGTCGGGCACTGAAGACCACATGTGTGACAGG GTGCTTTTTGAAGAGACGGTCAAAGAAATGAAAGCTGGAGTTGATGTTTTTTGGCTGAAAGGGGCTAATCATGGTCTGACAGTGAAGGGAAGGACTGAAGATTCTGTGATGGATGAAGTCAATTTACAAGTCCTCACCTGGTTGAATAAACAAGGTGTATAG
- the poglut2 gene encoding protein O-glucosyltransferase 2 isoform X2, whose product MQTSFSQLGFSTSKQWTAQGETSQHHLVLDRKDGSFLVRYRMYSTYPEIHIHILLKNEHVTNSPFILEGPVYHEGCDCPQPSGPVWEAHMRCPDSFPQIDRDLSAFPNVDPDRIAQEIPQRFGQRQSLCHYTVKDNKVYVTTFGEHVGFRIFTDSILLSLTRKVWLPDVEFFVNLGDWPLEKRKLTDKIHPIFSWCGSNNTQDIVMPTYDLTESVLETMGRVSLDMTSVQANTGPPWAEKNATAFWRGRDSRQERLELVKLSRAHPDMIDAAFTNFFFFKHDESLYGPLVKHVSFFDFFKYKYQINIDGTVAAYRLPYLLAGDSVVLKQDSGYYEHFYNELRPWEHYIPVRADLGDLLDKIRWARSHDEEVKKIALAGQQFARNHLMGDKILCYYYKLFKQYAQLQITEPQVRQGMERVEQPTDDLFPCSCHRKRLKDEL is encoded by the exons ATGCAAACATCGTTCTCCCAGCTCGGTTTTTCTACATCCAAGCAGTGGACAGCTCAGGGAGAAA CTTCACAACATCACCTG GTCCTGGATCGTAAGGACGGCTCCTTTCTGGTCCGCTACAGGATGTATTCCACCTACCCAGAGATTCACATCCACATCCTGCTCAAAAACGAGCATGTCACAAACTCCCCTTTCATTCTTGAAG gcCCAGTTTACCACGAGGGTTGTGACTGTCCCCAGCCCAGTGGTCCTGTTTGGGAGGCCCACATGCGCTGTCCCGACTCCTTCCCTCAGATAGACAGGGACCTGTCAGCGTTCCCTAATGTTGATCCCGATCGTATCGCGCAGGAGATCCCGCAGCGCTTTGGCCAACGCCAGAGCCTCTGCCACTACACAGTTAAAGACAATAAG GTCTATGTGACTACATTTGGAGAGCATGTCGGGTTCAGGATATTCACGGATTCCATCCTGCTTTCACTCACAAGGAAG GTGTGGCTCCCTGATGTGGAGTTTTTTGTTAATCTGGGCGACTGGCCTCTGGAGAAGAGGAAGCTCACAGACAAAATCCATCCCATCTTTTCCTGGTGCGGCTCTAATAATACGCAGGACATCGTCATGCCGACCTACGACCTGACCGAGTCTGTCCTTGAGACCATGGGAAG AGTCAGCCTGGACATGACGTCGGTGCAGGCCAACACGGGCCCGCCGTGGGCAGAGAAAAACGCCACAGCCTTCTGGAGGGGCCGGGACAGCCGGCAGGAACGCCTGGAGCTCGTCAAGCTCTCCAGGGCTCACCCCGACATGATCGATGCGGCCTTCAccaacttcttcttcttcaaacATGACGAGAGCCTCTATGGACCGTTGGTCAAACATGTTTCATTCTTTGACTTCTTCAAG TATAAATACCAAATTAACATTGATGGCACCGTGGCTGCGTACCGACTTCCGTACCTGTTAGCAGGAGACAGTGTGGTTTTGAAGCAGGATTCTGGCTACTATGAGCATTTCTACAATGAGCTCCGGCCATGGGAGCACTACATCCCAGTCAGGGCGGACCTTGGAGACTTGCTGGACAAGATCCGGTGGGCTCGTAGCCACGATGAAGAA GTGAAGAAAATTGCACTGGCAGGGCAGCAGTTTGCTCGAAATCATCTTATGGGAGACAAAATATTGTGTTACTACTACAAACTTTTCAAG CAATATGCCCAACTGCAGATCACTGAGCCTCAGGTTCGCCAAGGAATGGAGCGGGTGGAACAGCCCACTGATGACTTATTCCCATGTTCCTGCCacaggaagagg ctAAAAGATGAACTCTGA